In the Chitinophagaceae bacterium genome, one interval contains:
- a CDS encoding response regulator transcription factor, whose protein sequence is MIKILIVDDEQAAGRILKVLIEKHIPGEKQIEISNSPAEALEMLNRYQPSLVMLDIEMPGMNGFDFMNRASEWNFDVIFTTAYDQYAIKAIRFSALDYLLKPIDIVELQNAINRHIVKIQSVKADSQQPLVNNLIYNLQQQDLQHFKLALSTSEGVFLYDTGEIILLEGSSNYTKFYFSNNRIQVVSKTLKEYEDILAGHRFLRVHKSYLVNRSQVIKVDREGVLELSNGMFIPVSRRRKAEILQWFNR, encoded by the coding sequence ATGATTAAGATCCTTATTGTAGATGATGAACAGGCTGCGGGGCGTATACTGAAAGTGTTGATTGAAAAACACATTCCGGGGGAAAAACAGATCGAGATATCCAATAGCCCGGCGGAGGCCCTGGAAATGTTGAACAGGTACCAGCCATCGCTGGTAATGCTGGATATTGAAATGCCCGGCATGAACGGTTTTGATTTTATGAACCGGGCCAGCGAATGGAATTTTGACGTTATTTTCACCACAGCCTATGATCAGTATGCCATCAAAGCCATCCGCTTCAGTGCCCTGGATTACTTATTGAAACCGATCGATATTGTTGAATTACAGAACGCCATCAACCGGCATATCGTTAAGATCCAGTCGGTAAAGGCCGATTCGCAGCAACCGCTAGTGAACAACCTGATCTATAATCTTCAGCAACAGGACCTGCAGCATTTTAAACTGGCATTGTCAACCAGTGAAGGGGTGTTCTTATACGATACCGGTGAAATTATTTTGCTGGAAGGAAGCAGTAATTATACGAAATTTTATTTCAGCAATAACCGCATTCAGGTTGTATCAAAAACATTGAAGGAATATGAGGACATTCTTGCCGGGCACCGGTTTTTACGGGTCCATAAATCTTACCTGGTAAACAGGTCGCAGGTAATAAAAGTTGACAGGGAAGGAGTACTTGAATTAAGTAACGGGATGTTCATTCCGGTATCAAGACGCAGGAAAGCAGAAATTCTGCAGTGGTTTAATCGTTAA
- a CDS encoding glutaminyl-peptide cyclotransferase, producing MISDGTAVLYFVNPDDFRLLSTIRVADNSGPVNYLNELEYIDGFVYANVYETDIIVKINPESGQVVGKMDLSGLEEKFFPNQVPPDRGLVLNGIAYDSTAKKLFITGKQWPKLFELKLN from the coding sequence ATCATAAGTGACGGCACAGCTGTACTTTATTTTGTGAACCCGGATGATTTCCGGTTGCTGAGCACCATCCGGGTAGCAGATAATTCCGGCCCGGTCAACTACCTGAATGAACTGGAATACATTGATGGCTTTGTTTATGCCAATGTTTATGAAACGGATATCATCGTTAAGATCAACCCTGAAAGCGGCCAGGTTGTCGGCAAAATGGATCTGTCTGGCCTGGAAGAGAAATTCTTTCCCAACCAGGTCCCGCCTGACAGGGGATTGGTGCTGAACGGCATTGCATATGACAGCACAGCAAAAAAATTGTTCATTACCGGAAAGCAGTGGCCGAAATTATTTGAGCTGAAGTTGAATTAA